In the genome of Halobacterium noricense, one region contains:
- a CDS encoding MBL fold metallo-hydrolase translates to MHHIQLSNAAFEGHNSVYLLGDGDADAPTTLVDTGVATTAVEAELRAALDERGVAFADVDRVLLTHWHHDHAGLAGAIQNESDATVFVHEDDADLLAQRGSARSDLHDAQEAALHDWGLPDDEREGLLAFNAEHRGLRGEPVDVTELVDGDTVRLGPFEAEVVHLPGHAAGLVAYVVEREDRREAFVGDAVLPKYTPNVGGADVRVDRPLAEYLDSLERVEALDLDRAWPGHRGPIIAPTERARDIAGHHEERTARVEKAVADLAPATAWEVSAELFGSLAGIHVLHGPGEADAHLDHLVREGLLEATADGYVPA, encoded by the coding sequence GTGCACCACATTCAGTTGTCGAACGCCGCCTTCGAGGGGCACAACAGCGTCTACCTCCTCGGAGACGGCGACGCGGACGCGCCGACGACGCTCGTCGACACGGGTGTCGCGACGACGGCGGTCGAAGCCGAACTGCGGGCCGCGCTCGACGAGCGCGGCGTCGCGTTCGCGGACGTGGACCGCGTGCTGCTCACGCACTGGCACCACGACCACGCGGGGCTCGCGGGCGCGATTCAGAACGAGAGCGACGCCACTGTCTTCGTCCACGAGGACGACGCGGACCTCCTCGCACAGCGCGGGAGCGCCCGCAGCGACCTCCACGACGCGCAGGAAGCCGCGCTCCACGACTGGGGGCTTCCCGACGACGAACGCGAGGGGCTGCTCGCGTTCAACGCCGAGCACCGCGGACTCCGCGGCGAGCCGGTCGACGTGACGGAACTCGTGGACGGCGACACTGTCAGGCTCGGCCCGTTCGAGGCCGAGGTCGTCCACCTCCCCGGCCACGCCGCCGGCCTCGTCGCGTACGTCGTCGAACGCGAGGACCGCCGCGAGGCGTTCGTCGGGGACGCGGTGCTCCCGAAGTACACGCCGAACGTCGGCGGCGCGGACGTCCGCGTCGACCGGCCGCTCGCCGAGTACCTCGACAGTTTGGAGCGCGTCGAAGCGCTCGACCTGGACCGCGCGTGGCCCGGGCACCGCGGCCCGATAATCGCGCCCACCGAACGCGCCCGCGACATCGCCGGCCACCACGAGGAGCGCACCGCCCGCGTCGAGAAAGCCGTCGCCGACCTCGCGCCCGCGACGGCGTGGGAGGTCAGCGCCGAACTGTTCGGCTCGCTGGCCGGCATCCACGTCCTCCACGGCCCCGGCGAGGCGGACGCGCACCTCGACCACCTCGTCCGCGAGGGCCTACTCGAAGCGACCGCGGACGGCTACGTGCCGGCCTGA
- a CDS encoding AzlC family ABC transporter permease, protein MSQREDFVAGVWDTCPTLPANIPFGFVVGAAAVQAGFSGVQIVAMSATVFGGASQLAAIDLLASNAPLAVVALTAVVVNLRYTMYSAAIAPHFRRLSERWRLVCAQFLLDTTFAIAITEFERNEDTDRLAYYFGTAAAVYVTYLAGTVAGVVFGNRMPDGLQLDFAVPLLFLALLVPSISDEPTAVAATVGGFVAVVAVGAPMNLGIIVAGLSGVTAAVLVSETGVGQ, encoded by the coding sequence GTGAGCCAACGCGAGGACTTCGTGGCCGGCGTGTGGGACACCTGCCCGACGCTTCCGGCCAACATCCCGTTCGGGTTCGTCGTCGGCGCGGCGGCCGTGCAGGCAGGCTTTTCCGGCGTGCAGATTGTCGCGATGTCCGCGACGGTGTTCGGCGGCGCGTCGCAGCTCGCGGCCATCGATCTCCTGGCCAGCAACGCGCCCCTCGCTGTCGTCGCGCTCACGGCAGTCGTCGTGAACCTCCGCTACACGATGTACAGCGCGGCTATCGCGCCGCACTTCCGTCGGCTGTCCGAGCGCTGGCGACTCGTCTGCGCGCAGTTCCTCCTGGACACGACGTTCGCCATCGCCATCACCGAGTTCGAGCGTAACGAAGACACCGACCGGCTGGCGTACTACTTCGGCACCGCCGCGGCTGTCTACGTGACGTACCTCGCCGGGACGGTCGCGGGCGTGGTGTTCGGCAACCGCATGCCCGACGGCCTCCAGTTGGACTTCGCGGTGCCGCTGCTGTTCCTCGCGTTGCTCGTCCCGTCGATTAGCGACGAGCCGACGGCCGTCGCGGCCACGGTCGGCGGCTTCGTCGCCGTCGTGGCGGTCGGTGCGCCGATGAATCTCGGCATCATCGTCGCCGGCCTCTCCGGCGTGACTGCCGCCGTGCTCGTGAGCGAGACGGGGGTGGGACAGTGA
- a CDS encoding archaellum operon transcriptional activator EarA family protein: MGQRDETTGFQRDILCVLCGLDDPKGMEIQSELESYYGSEVLHARVYQNLDSLAERGLVEKGERDSRTNYYRITDAGRDAIENVVAWKRTYTEDVHADTV, translated from the coding sequence ATGGGACAGCGAGACGAGACGACGGGCTTCCAGCGGGACATCCTCTGCGTGCTCTGCGGGCTCGACGACCCGAAGGGCATGGAAATTCAGTCGGAACTCGAATCGTACTACGGCTCTGAGGTGTTGCACGCCCGCGTCTACCAGAACCTCGACTCGCTGGCCGAGCGCGGCCTCGTCGAGAAGGGCGAACGCGACTCCCGGACGAACTACTACCGCATCACGGACGCGGGCCGGGACGCCATCGAGAACGTCGTCGCGTGGAAGCGCACGTACACCGAAGACGTCCACGCCGACACCGTGTAG
- a CDS encoding MarR family transcriptional regulator produces the protein MTTTDELVQDLPPSAKLVLKVLEYNGGLTQKQIVENSRLSQRTVRDALDRLQDADVVEKDIYIPDARQNLYRLSIDESEEDAEEPAEKEAEAEAVLD, from the coding sequence ATGACGACGACCGACGAACTCGTTCAGGACCTACCCCCGAGTGCGAAGCTCGTGCTGAAAGTACTGGAGTACAACGGCGGACTCACGCAGAAACAGATCGTCGAGAACTCCCGGCTGTCCCAGCGCACGGTCCGGGACGCCCTCGACCGCCTCCAGGACGCCGACGTCGTGGAGAAGGACATCTACATCCCGGACGCCCGGCAGAACCTCTACCGGCTCTCCATCGACGAGAGCGAGGAGGACGCCGAGGAGCCCGCCGAGAAAGAAGCCGAAGCGGAAGCCGTTCTCGACTAG
- a CDS encoding RNA-guided endonuclease InsQ/TnpB family protein: MLETTHTHRAKIANHSQVSGDLDDCGHSASKLWNVARYHTQQEWDDTGEIPSEADLKRELKDHERYSDLHSQSSQRVLEELAESFTGWFKKRKNGDTDANPPGYRKRGDKHPRSTVTWKQNGIKHDSKHNQLRLSKGFNLKSHRSDFILAEYETRPDVTVENIQQVRAVWNGDRWELHLVCKKEIPVEDAPGDNTAGIDLGIKNYLAIAYDDGDAELYPGNVLKQDKHYFTRDEYDTEGENGPSRRAFRARQKLSRRKDHFLHALAKHIVERCIDHEVGRIAIGDLSQIREDENGDSRNWGKRGNKKLHGWEFDRFTTLLEYKAEERGILVDRTSERDTSKTCSCCGRKRDANRVERGLYVCESCETTMNADVNGAVNIRRKITQSPPSGDMSNGRLARPVAYLFNQTSGRFAPSEQVGCEP; this comes from the coding sequence ATGCTGGAGACAACCCACACCCATCGAGCGAAAATCGCCAACCACTCTCAGGTGAGTGGCGACCTCGATGACTGCGGGCACTCCGCGTCGAAACTGTGGAACGTCGCTCGCTACCACACCCAGCAAGAATGGGATGACACGGGCGAGATACCGTCCGAAGCCGACCTCAAGCGCGAATTAAAAGACCACGAACGATACAGTGACCTCCATTCTCAGTCAAGTCAGCGAGTTCTTGAAGAGCTTGCTGAGTCGTTCACCGGCTGGTTCAAAAAGCGCAAGAATGGCGACACAGACGCAAATCCGCCCGGTTACCGAAAGCGAGGCGACAAACACCCACGCTCTACCGTGACGTGGAAACAGAACGGTATCAAGCACGACTCCAAGCACAACCAACTCCGTCTGAGCAAAGGCTTCAACCTCAAGAGTCACCGTTCGGACTTCATCCTCGCAGAATACGAAACACGACCGGACGTGACCGTCGAGAACATCCAGCAAGTCAGAGCTGTCTGGAACGGCGACCGTTGGGAACTTCACCTCGTCTGCAAAAAAGAGATCCCCGTCGAGGACGCACCGGGCGACAACACCGCCGGAATCGACCTCGGTATCAAGAACTATCTTGCTATCGCCTACGATGATGGTGATGCGGAGTTGTATCCGGGGAACGTGCTGAAGCAGGACAAGCACTACTTCACCCGCGACGAGTACGATACCGAAGGCGAAAACGGCCCGTCTCGTCGAGCGTTCCGTGCCCGTCAGAAGTTGTCTCGGCGGAAAGACCACTTCCTCCACGCGCTCGCCAAGCACATCGTAGAGCGGTGCATCGACCACGAAGTCGGTCGCATCGCCATCGGTGACTTGAGCCAGATTCGTGAGGACGAGAACGGTGACTCTCGGAACTGGGGCAAGCGTGGGAACAAGAAACTCCACGGCTGGGAGTTCGACCGCTTCACCACGTTGCTCGAATACAAGGCCGAAGAACGCGGCATCCTCGTAGACCGCACGAGCGAGCGAGACACGTCGAAGACGTGTTCGTGTTGTGGTCGGAAGCGAGACGCGAATCGTGTGGAGCGTGGGTTGTACGTCTGTGAGTCGTGCGAGACGACGATGAACGCGGACGTGAACGGTGCAGTAAATATTCGCAGAAAGATAACTCAGAGTCCCCCATCTGGGGATATGAGTAACGGTCGTTTGGCACGGCCAGTAGCCTACCTGTTCAATCAAACCTCGGGGCGTTTCGCACCGAGCGAACAGGTGGGTTGCGAACCGTAA
- a CDS encoding thioredoxin family protein, with protein sequence MVEMESETERDAGDPAPDFQLEGTDGETYGLDDFADYDAVLLVFTCNHCPYAKAKFDVLNDVADDYDDAAVVGINPNDAEEYPDDSFERMQELVDEGTIQYDAYLRDESQEVARAYGAVCTPDPFLLRNADDGFELAYHGRLDDALNPSDKPTRPGGDVRDAIDSILAGEPVETEWQPSRGCSIKWTDE encoded by the coding sequence ATGGTCGAGATGGAATCCGAGACGGAACGGGACGCCGGCGACCCCGCGCCCGACTTCCAGTTGGAGGGGACGGACGGCGAGACGTACGGCCTCGACGACTTCGCGGACTACGACGCGGTCCTGCTGGTGTTCACCTGTAACCACTGCCCGTACGCGAAGGCGAAGTTCGACGTGCTCAACGACGTCGCCGACGACTACGACGACGCCGCGGTCGTCGGCATCAATCCCAACGACGCAGAGGAGTACCCCGACGACTCCTTCGAGCGCATGCAGGAGTTAGTGGACGAGGGCACCATCCAGTACGACGCCTACCTCCGCGACGAGTCCCAGGAAGTCGCTCGCGCGTACGGCGCGGTCTGCACCCCGGACCCGTTCCTCCTGCGGAACGCCGACGACGGCTTCGAGCTCGCCTACCACGGCCGCCTCGACGACGCGCTCAATCCCAGCGACAAGCCCACGCGGCCCGGTGGCGACGTCCGCGACGCCATCGACAGCATCCTCGCCGGCGAGCCCGTCGAGACGGAATGGCAGCCCTCCCGTGGTTGCTCCATCAAGTGGACCGACGAGTAG
- the bcp gene encoding thioredoxin-dependent thiol peroxidase, translated as MLSEGEPAPDFELPNQDGESVALSDYDGQYAVVYFYPRADTPGCTTEACSFRDNWDEYTERDVPVFGISDDPVKDLKDFAQKYDLPFDLLSDEDGSVSSAYDSYGEKTVFGNEVEGVFRNTYVVGPDGNIVAAFEGVDPEEHADEMLAVID; from the coding sequence ATGCTCTCGGAAGGCGAACCCGCACCCGACTTCGAGTTGCCGAACCAGGACGGCGAGTCCGTGGCGCTCTCGGACTACGACGGCCAGTATGCTGTCGTCTACTTCTACCCGCGTGCCGACACCCCGGGCTGCACCACGGAAGCGTGTAGCTTCCGGGACAACTGGGACGAGTACACCGAGCGCGACGTCCCCGTGTTCGGCATCAGCGACGACCCCGTGAAAGACCTCAAGGACTTCGCACAGAAGTACGACCTCCCGTTCGACCTGTTGAGCGACGAGGACGGCTCGGTCTCCAGCGCCTACGACTCCTACGGCGAGAAGACCGTCTTCGGCAACGAGGTCGAGGGCGTCTTCCGGAACACGTACGTCGTCGGGCCGGACGGCAACATCGTCGCGGCGTTCGAGGGCGTCGACCCGGAGGAGCACGCCGACGAAATGCTCGCGGTCATCGACTAG
- a CDS encoding heavy-metal-associated domain-containing protein, translated as MTTTLTVESMGCEGCEDIVENALSGVDGVDETNADREEGVATVEGDADVEDLVESVEFAGYEAELAD; from the coding sequence ATGACGACGACACTCACCGTCGAAAGCATGGGCTGTGAGGGCTGCGAGGACATCGTCGAGAACGCGCTGTCCGGCGTGGACGGCGTCGACGAGACGAACGCGGACCGCGAGGAGGGCGTCGCAACCGTCGAGGGCGACGCCGACGTCGAGGACCTCGTGGAGTCGGTGGAGTTCGCGGGCTACGAAGCGGAGCTCGCCGACTGA
- a CDS encoding AzlD domain-containing protein, translating into MSLWLVVLAAAAGTYALRVSFIALFGRLDDVPPRVERVLSYVPPAVLAALVLPELVLSDGTLAVSLGNDRLLAGAIAAVVAWRTEDMLATVVVGMGVLYALSLVP; encoded by the coding sequence GTGAGTCTCTGGTTGGTCGTCCTCGCGGCCGCAGCCGGCACGTACGCCCTCCGGGTGTCGTTCATCGCGCTGTTCGGTCGCCTCGACGACGTTCCCCCGCGCGTCGAGCGCGTGCTCTCGTACGTGCCGCCGGCCGTACTCGCGGCCCTCGTCCTCCCGGAACTCGTCCTCAGCGACGGCACGCTCGCCGTCTCCCTCGGAAACGACCGCCTCCTCGCGGGTGCGATAGCGGCCGTCGTCGCGTGGCGGACCGAGGACATGCTCGCCACCGTCGTCGTCGGGATGGGGGTCCTGTACGCGCTCTCGCTGGTACCGTAA
- a CDS encoding O-methyltransferase: MNRVLSNTIDALLDAANPEPSELLQEMTAYGREQNFPIVGPDVGQFFRVAATLADAERVFEFGSGFGYSAAWFRTALPADGEIVLTDYDESNLATAREFLDRQDGATAHYEAGDAMATFERYGGPFDVVLLDHDKPQYVDAFEDAREKLADGGIIVADNVMAGPVEPENVTAALDGAEPVDDHTEAIAAYVEHVRDDPDFETAFVPLGEGISVSVKR, translated from the coding sequence ATGAACCGCGTATTGAGCAACACCATCGACGCCCTCCTCGACGCCGCGAACCCCGAACCGTCCGAATTGCTCCAGGAGATGACCGCGTACGGGCGCGAGCAGAACTTCCCCATCGTTGGCCCGGACGTCGGTCAGTTCTTCCGCGTGGCGGCGACGCTCGCGGACGCCGAGCGCGTCTTCGAGTTCGGCTCGGGCTTCGGCTACTCGGCGGCGTGGTTCCGCACCGCACTCCCCGCGGACGGCGAAATCGTGCTCACGGACTACGACGAGTCGAACCTCGCGACCGCCCGGGAGTTCCTCGACCGGCAGGACGGCGCTACCGCGCACTACGAGGCTGGCGACGCGATGGCGACGTTCGAGCGCTACGGGGGTCCCTTCGACGTCGTGCTGCTGGACCACGACAAACCACAGTACGTCGACGCGTTCGAGGACGCCCGCGAGAAGCTCGCCGACGGCGGCATAATCGTCGCGGACAACGTGATGGCTGGCCCGGTCGAACCCGAGAACGTTACGGCCGCGCTCGACGGCGCGGAGCCAGTCGACGACCACACGGAGGCAATCGCGGCGTACGTCGAACACGTCCGCGACGACCCCGACTTCGAGACGGCGTTCGTGCCGCTCGGCGAGGGCATCTCGGTCAGCGTGAAAAGATAA
- a CDS encoding winged helix-turn-helix transcriptional regulator — MSDTEQLPAWCPGDGWCSITATASLVGKKWHPVIIHRLLTRGPLGFNALQEEVDGISSKVLSESLDDLEEKQVVSRTIVSEKPVRVEYALTELGESLKPVVTALEDWGNEHLEPVDEEAASLV, encoded by the coding sequence ATGAGCGATACCGAGCAGTTGCCCGCGTGGTGTCCCGGCGACGGCTGGTGTTCGATTACCGCGACGGCCTCCCTCGTCGGGAAGAAGTGGCACCCAGTCATCATCCACCGGCTGCTCACGCGCGGCCCGCTCGGCTTCAACGCCCTCCAGGAGGAAGTCGACGGCATCTCCAGCAAGGTGCTCTCCGAGAGCCTCGACGACCTGGAGGAGAAGCAGGTCGTCTCCCGGACCATCGTCAGCGAGAAGCCCGTCCGCGTGGAGTACGCGCTCACCGAACTCGGCGAGTCCCTAAAACCGGTCGTGACCGCGCTCGAAGACTGGGGGAACGAACACCTCGAACCGGTCGACGAAGAAGCGGCCTCGCTCGTCTGA
- a CDS encoding cryptochrome/photolyase family protein, whose amino-acid sequence MTAVWVLGDQLSGERGPLADDPERVLFVEASEFARRQRYHPQKLTLVFAAMRNLADDLRADGVDVVYERAGSFGDGLDAYFDTHPGDELVVQRPATHGAADRLRELVEARGGSLRVVENEQFLRSPAAFDAWAVDRDGDAYSHEAFYRWMRRETGYLLVDGDPEGGEWNYDDQNRETPPDDYESPELPNFEYGEHVPEVREWVAEAFDTWGDPEGFGWPVTREHAERALADFLDHRLADFGSYEDAMLADDWHLDHSLLSAALNVGLLGPREVVDAAIAAYRNRDDVPLNSIEGFVRQVIGWREFVRHVYRREMPALADANQLDQTRDLPPLYWDPDATEMACVGAAVGRVHDRGYTHHIERLMVLSNFALLYGASPQALNEWFYGGFVDAYHWVVTPNVVGMGSFGTAAFTTKPYAASANYVDRMSDFCAGCRYDPDSTTGPDACPFNSLYWDFLADHEDALRANHRMGLVYGHLDDKRDAGNLAAIRERADEVRSLAESGDL is encoded by the coding sequence ATGACCGCCGTCTGGGTGCTCGGCGACCAGCTCTCCGGCGAGCGCGGCCCGCTCGCCGACGACCCCGAGCGCGTCCTCTTCGTGGAAGCCAGCGAGTTCGCACGCCGGCAGCGCTACCACCCGCAGAAGCTCACGCTCGTCTTCGCCGCGATGCGAAACCTCGCCGACGATCTGCGAGCGGACGGCGTGGACGTCGTCTACGAACGCGCGGGCTCCTTCGGCGACGGCCTCGACGCGTACTTCGACACCCACCCAGGCGACGAATTAGTGGTTCAGCGGCCCGCGACCCACGGTGCCGCCGACCGCCTCCGGGAACTCGTCGAAGCGCGCGGCGGCAGCCTGCGCGTCGTCGAGAACGAGCAGTTCCTCCGTTCGCCCGCGGCGTTCGACGCGTGGGCCGTCGACCGCGACGGCGACGCCTACAGCCACGAGGCGTTCTACCGCTGGATGCGCCGCGAGACGGGCTACCTGTTGGTCGACGGCGACCCCGAGGGTGGCGAGTGGAACTACGACGACCAGAACCGCGAGACGCCGCCCGACGACTACGAGAGCCCGGAACTTCCGAACTTCGAGTACGGCGAGCACGTCCCCGAAGTCCGCGAGTGGGTCGCCGAGGCGTTCGACACGTGGGGCGACCCAGAGGGGTTCGGGTGGCCGGTGACCCGCGAGCACGCCGAGCGCGCACTCGCCGACTTCCTCGACCACCGGCTCGCTGACTTCGGGTCCTACGAGGACGCGATGCTCGCCGACGACTGGCACCTCGACCACAGCCTGCTGTCGGCGGCGCTGAACGTCGGCCTGCTCGGCCCGCGAGAAGTCGTGGACGCCGCCATCGCCGCGTACCGCAACCGCGACGACGTTCCACTGAACTCCATCGAGGGGTTCGTCCGCCAAGTCATCGGGTGGCGGGAGTTCGTGCGCCACGTCTACCGCCGCGAGATGCCCGCGCTGGCGGACGCGAACCAACTCGACCAGACCCGCGACCTGCCGCCGCTGTACTGGGACCCGGACGCGACCGAGATGGCCTGCGTCGGGGCTGCGGTCGGGCGCGTCCACGACCGCGGCTACACCCACCACATCGAGCGGCTGATGGTGCTGTCGAACTTCGCGTTGCTGTACGGTGCCAGCCCGCAGGCGCTCAACGAGTGGTTCTACGGCGGGTTCGTGGACGCTTACCACTGGGTCGTCACGCCGAACGTCGTCGGCATGGGATCGTTTGGCACCGCGGCGTTCACCACGAAGCCGTACGCGGCGTCCGCGAACTACGTCGACCGCATGAGCGACTTCTGTGCGGGCTGCCGGTACGACCCGGACAGCACGACCGGCCCCGACGCCTGCCCGTTCAACAGCCTCTACTGGGACTTCCTCGCCGACCACGAGGACGCCCTCCGCGCGAACCACCGGATGGGGCTGGTGTACGGCCACCTCGACGACAAGCGCGACGCCGGCAACCTCGCGGCGATTCGCGAGCGCGCCGACGAAGTTCGTTCGCTCGCCGAATCCGGGGACCTCTGA
- a CDS encoding uracil-DNA glycosylase family protein produces MQNVTDRTSNPFGMQPPCESFVPGYGDANADFHVVGDHPGVHGGGDTGVPFTGTPGAERFHGALTAAGLLDDDGEPVELFLSYLHAGVPEGEPTARGYTEMEPFFDAELRAITAHVLLPVGERATRHVLETYTAIVADEVDLAAVHGEELHGSGWLVVPALDPGEWTADEEAAYVDALRDLRATDYHREADLGRFLVGSESYRVR; encoded by the coding sequence GTGCAGAACGTCACGGACCGCACGAGCAACCCGTTCGGCATGCAGCCGCCCTGCGAATCGTTCGTCCCGGGGTACGGCGACGCGAACGCCGACTTCCACGTCGTCGGCGACCACCCGGGCGTCCACGGCGGCGGTGACACCGGCGTGCCGTTCACGGGAACGCCCGGTGCCGAGCGCTTCCACGGGGCGCTGACGGCCGCGGGGCTGCTCGACGACGACGGCGAGCCGGTCGAACTCTTCCTCTCGTACCTCCACGCCGGCGTGCCCGAGGGCGAACCGACGGCGCGCGGCTACACGGAGATGGAGCCGTTCTTCGACGCGGAACTGCGCGCCATCACCGCGCACGTGCTGTTGCCGGTCGGGGAGCGCGCGACCCGCCACGTCCTCGAAACGTACACCGCCATCGTCGCGGACGAGGTCGACCTCGCGGCCGTCCACGGCGAGGAACTCCACGGCAGCGGCTGGCTGGTCGTGCCCGCGCTCGACCCCGGTGAGTGGACCGCCGACGAGGAGGCCGCGTACGTCGACGCGCTGCGCGACCTCCGGGCGACGGACTACCACCGCGAGGCCGACCTCGGGCGGTTCCTCGTCGGCTCCGAATCCTACCGCGTCCGGTAG